DNA sequence from the Lysobacterales bacterium genome:
AGGAAGGCGTTCATGGCGCGACTGTATCCGTTCGGATACACGCTGTCAATCGGTGTGGATCCCGCCGAATGAGCCCTAACGTCTGAGTTAAGCCGCGCCGCGAAGCGGCGTCGGCTTGAATGATTGGTTAGGCCGGTTCGCCGGCCCGTTCAAATTCTATTGTCAAGTAGATGCGCTGCGTGAAGAGCTGCTCGGCCAAGTCCAACGGAACAGCAAACAAATCTTCATCGGCAACCGCCGCAAGCTTGGTGAACACGTCCGGGTCAAGAGCAATCAGAGCTGACCGCTTCCCGGCGTACCAGCGGACGATCTCCTGGAGCGGTGAAGTGGGCGGCTCCGCGGCCACCAGCCAGTCCCGCATCCAAATGGATTGTCGCCGGACAATGCCACTGGGGCGGGCTGTACCCAGGTCATGCTCCTTGAGACGGCTCTCGCCGAGCACGCCCTCCAAGGCGGCAAGATTCGCCCGAGGGGAGAAGACGATGAGAGTGGCGCGCATTGTGACGGGCCTAACTACTAATCGACGGCACGTTGCCGGGATAACCCGGCCGCGTAAGCTGGGCGGGGCCGGGACGTGCGGTGACAATTCCTACGCGGTTCAATGGCTTGTTCCGAGTGCGTGGTCTGCGCTATCCGCCTAATCTGTCCGTATTTCCAGGGGACAGAGGTGGTCTGGTGGAATCCTTGCATCGCTTTGCTTGCGAGGCAAGCACGGACCCGGCTCCCCGGTGCAGTCGGGGCCCGTTGCCCTTGCGTCTCAGGGCCGCCCCTCGAAGCCGTCGAAGAACACGATGTCGGTCTTCCCGTAAGGCGCCCCGGCGGCGATCCAGTCGAACACAAGGGCCTGCTCGGCCAGCGGGATCGGCGGGCGGCCGGAAGGCATGCGCACGCCGAAGCCGGGTTCCTCGCAGTTGAGCTTGAGGAACAGGGCGCTGGCCAGGGGCTGGCCGGGACGGACGCGCAGCATGGACGGGTCGCCGAAGGCGTCCTGGCCGACCAGGTTGTCCCAGGACACGCCGGGGTCGAGGTCGAGGTCGCCCAGGTACAGGCCGGCGTGGTCGACGTGGCAGTTGGCGCAGCGCTGGTCCCAGATCGGCTGGATGTCGGCCTCGTAGTCGATGTTCCAGACGATCGGCACGGCGGCGATGCTGTCGCAGCCGGCCGGACCGCCGCGTTCGCGGGCGTCGCCGGGGCCGGCGGCGGCCGGCAGCAGGGCGAGGGCGAGCAGCGGCGACAGGCGCCGGGCGCGGTGGGTGGTGCTTGGTGTCATGGCGGACTCCCCTGTGGAGACCGCCAGTCTATGCCGCGGACGGGCCGGCGCGCGGCCCCGGGCGTGCGCCCTCAGGCGGCGTGCGGATCGGCGGCCAGGTCGGCGGCCGGGGCCTCGTGATGGGCGTGGTCGTGGTGCGCGGCCAGGTGGCCGCAGGTGGCGTCGTGGACGTGGCCATGGCCCAGGCGCAGGTTGACCAGGTGGGCGACGCCGACCAGGACGCCGCCGGCGGTCATCAGCACGGCGTGAACGATCACGCTGCCTTCATGGCCATGGCGCAGCACGGCGAAGGCCAGCAGGGCCAGGCCGGGCACCAGGAACCAGAACGCGGTGGCGATCCGGTGGCGGCGCCAGCCGGTGGCCAGGCTGGCGATGCCCAGCACCGCGGCGAAGGCCACGAAACCGGCCTCCCAGCCATCCCAGGCGGCCAGGCCGGCGGCCGGCAGCGCGGCCAGGGCGACCGGCCACAGGGCGCAGTGCAGGGCGCACAGCCAGGCGGCGCTCATGCCGACGCGGTCGGCCAGGCGGTTCAGCAGCAGGGGGCGGTCGGCGGGCTTCATGGCCGTTAGCTTATAACATTCCTGGCGCCGTGCCCGGGTCCACGGGCGCCCGACCGATCGGCGGTCATCTGCGGTTGCGACACTGGCCCCGCACTCGTTGGTGGTTGCCGCCTGGTTGCCGGCCCCGGCCCGCAGCGCGCCCGCGTTGCGGGCCGGCCTTTCCAGGCGGCCGGCGGCGGGCCTCAGAGGTCGCCCAGGCCGGCGCGGTAGCCGCCCGGCACGCCCTTGGTGGCGACCGCCACGGCGTCGTGCGGGTGCAGGCTCTCGAAGTGGCTGGCGCGCACCCAGAAGTCGGCGACCGCCTCGTCGCGGTCCAGGCTCGCCTGCAGGCGGCGCGCGGCGTCCTCGCAGAACATCAGGTTGGCGCCGTTGAGGCGGGCGAAGGCCTGCTCGTCCTCGCGCTTGACCGCGGTCTGCACCGGGGTGCCCAGGGCGGCTTCGATGCGGTCGATCAGGGCGACGATCGGGAAGGCGTCGAAGGCGGGCTTCAGCCGCACCCGCACCTCGGCCTGGGAGCGCTGCGCGTGCGGAGTGGCGGTGCTGCCCGGCGGGCCGGCCAGCCAGGCGGCCACGGCATCGGCATCGATGCTTGCCTGGCCGGCGAAATCGGCGGCGAACTGCGCGGCCGTGGCCTGCCGGGCCAGCG
Encoded proteins:
- a CDS encoding MerC domain-containing protein is translated as MKPADRPLLLNRLADRVGMSAAWLCALHCALWPVALAALPAAGLAAWDGWEAGFVAFAAVLGIASLATGWRRHRIATAFWFLVPGLALLAFAVLRHGHEGSVIVHAVLMTAGGVLVGVAHLVNLRLGHGHVHDATCGHLAAHHDHAHHEAPAADLAADPHAA